DNA from Pirellulaceae bacterium:
CGTCGTCAAGATGAGTGGCGAATGTCGTGAATCGGAAGGTACCATCATTCTTGAATTTGGCGTAGGTACCGATATGGAAGAGGCGGTATTGAAGGTCAATTCGCAACTCCAGCGTGTCAAAACCTATCCGTTAGATGCCGAGCGACCGGTCATTCGCACCTCTGACAATTCGGACGACGCCATTGCTTGGTTTGTGTTGAGCACCTTGCCCCCGGACGACCAACTGTTGACCCGCTTTGCCGAACAAAATCCGCAACATCGTCAGGCAATCGAGCATATTTTGAAAGCTCGTAGCCCAGCGCTCAAGAATCTACGATTGGATGAACTGGCGCAACAGCATGCGGAGGCCGAATCGCTGTTGCCTCCGGCTCGCGATTTGAGTCACTATCGCAAGTACGCCGAAGACTACATCAAGGCAGAATTCGAGCGCGTTGACGGCGTGGCTAAATCCGATGTCTTTGGCGGGCAGATTCCGCAAATGGAAGTGCTGGTCGACGCGGATAAACTTGCAGCTCGGGGACTAACCTTGACGGATGTGCGCACCGCTTTGAGCAACGATCATCGCGATACTTCTGGCGGAAAATTTGACGAGGGTAAGCGTGGCTGGACGGTACGCACCCTAGGCGAATATCGTAGCCCGGATCAGATTGGCCAACAAATTATTCGCCACACTGCGGGACAACCCGTCTATGTCCGCGATGTCGCCGAGGTGCGCTTGGGTTACGAACGACCGACAGGTATGGTGCGTCGATTCGGTGCCACCAACATCTCGATCAATTGCAAACGTGAGCCCGGCGCCAACGTGATGGAAATCATGCGCGGCCTCAAGGCGAAAATGGAACAACTCAATACGGGCAGATTGCGCCGTGAGGGATTGGTCCTTTATCAGGTATACGACGAAACTGAGTACATCAGCTCGGCAGTGGGTTTGGTAAATCAAAATATTATGCTGGGCGGGGCGCTGACGATCATCGTGATGATCTTGTTCTTGCATCTTGATGCCCGGACATGGATTGTCGTGCCGCTGCTGGCGGCAACTGCAGGCTTAGCCGTCCTCTGGTCGGCTTGGTTCTTCATACTCACCTTGGCCATCATCGTGACGGCAGGCTTCTGGTATGCCCGAGGCACTCTGGTGGTAGCTATTGCGATACCCACCAGCATTCTCGGCACATTCATTGTCTTGACCCTGCTAGGGCGATCGTTGAACGTAATTAGTTTGGCGGGCTTAGCGTTTGCGGTGGGTATGTTGGTTGACAATGCCGTTGTGGTTTTGGAAAACATCTATCGCCATCACCAGTCAGGCCAGGGCGCCCGAGACGCAGCTCGAACAGCTAGCTTGGAAGTCTGGGGGGCAGTGCTGGCATCGACGCTGACCACCCTGTTTGTATTCCTGCCGGTACTATTTCTGGAGGGCGAAGTCGGCCAGTTGTTCATCGATATCGCGCTGGCGATCAGTGCTGCCGTAACATTTAGTCTGCTGGTTAGCATTGTTGTAATTCCAACGGCGGCGGCGCGCATACTTAACGATCATTCAGGTACTACCGTGGGTTCAGTTGTCAATTCTGCTGGCGACAAGCTGCCGACGAGCGGCCTGCTGGCTAGGGGTGGTCAGTGGTTTACCGATGCGGTCTGCAATCTCAACCAGTGGATTCAACGCACAACCATGCGCCGAATTTCCACAGTTTTTTTGCTGTTGGCGGGCTCGCTGGGTGCAACCTTGTTTATGCGCCCAGAATTGGAGTATCTACCTGAAGGAAATCGCAACCTTATCTTTGGTATCTTGAATCCGCCACCGGGATACAACATCGAACGCTTGTCCGCCATGGGTCAACAGATCGAGCAGAGAACTCGGCCCAACTGGGACTTCAACGCTGATCAGCTCGCTCAGAAATCCAAGGACTTTGTTGCCATTGACGATTTCTACTATGTCGCTCGGGACAGTGGTGCTTTTCTCGGTTTCCGCGCCTACGATCCGCTGCAGGCCCGCAATTTGATTCCGCTGATTCGCGAAGAGTTCAAGCAAGATTTTCCAGGAACTTTTCTCCATGTTTCACAGTCCAGCCTATTTGGACGCGGCATGTCCGGCGGACGTAGCATCGATGTCGAGATCGTTGGACCTGAGCTGGAAGACCTTGTGAACATCGGCGGTCGAATTCTTGGCGACGTACAAGCTACTTTCCCAGATACAACGCAGGTACGACCCATTCCCAGTCTGGACCTGTCGAGCCCGGAGTTGCATGTGATTCGCAAACCAGAGCAAGGGTCCGAACTTGGAATCAGTAACTCGGAGCTAGGCTTTGTGGTTAGCACCATGGTCGACGGAGCATATATTGCTGACTATTTCTTGGCCGGGCAAAAGGTCAGGTTGGTGCTTCGCACCAATGATAGTTATGCATCACGGACACAGGATTTACAGTCGCGGTACATCGCCACACGTAATATGCGTGCACCGGTTCGCCTGGATGCGCTGGCCGATGTTACGATTACTTCGGGGCCGCAACAGATTCTTCGCCGTGAAGGCCAACGGGCTGTGACTATCCAGGTCTCGCCACCTCCCGAATTGAGCCTGGATCGCTGCATCTCTCAATTGAATTCAGAAATCCTCAGGCCGCTTGAGGAGGACGGTGCGTTAGGCAGCGACTATCAGATCAATCTCAGTGGAACAGCCGACAAATTAGTCCAAACCTGGAATGCGCTACGATGGAATTTCTTATTGGCATTGCTTATCACCTACCTGCTGATGGCCGCCCTGTTTGAGTCCTGGCTTTATCCACTGGTGATCATTTTGACAGTGCCGTTGGCGATGGTCGGCGGAATCTTGGGCTTACAGTTGCTCAATCTGTACTCCAGCCTAGTAGGTGCTCGACCACAGAATCTTGATGTGCTGACCATGTTGGGCTTTGTGATTCTGATTGGTACCGCCATCAATAACGCCATCTTGCTCGTCCATCAGGCGCTGAATCTGATGCGAATTGAGAATATGGATACACAGCGCGCCATCATCCAGTCCGTTCGTACACGAATTCGGCCCATCTTCATGACCACACTCACTACAGTGTTTGGTTTGGCACCGTTGGTCTTCTTTCCTGGCGCTGGTAGTGAATTGTATCGGGGTATCGGTAGCGTCGTTTTCGGGGGGCTGATCGCATCGGCAGTATTTACGCTGGTCATGATCCCGGCCCTATTCAGCCTGGTAATTTCAGTGAAGGATCGCTGGACAGGCCAAGGCTCCTAGCAAGGCAACCTACTAGCCGCGATTG
Protein-coding regions in this window:
- a CDS encoding efflux RND transporter permease subunit, with translation MHPIAAFIENPVKVSVGVILVVLFGAISLWGMPIQLAPNIEQPIVTVSTVWPGASPSEVEKEIVQAQEERLRSVEGVVKMSGECRESEGTIILEFGVGTDMEEAVLKVNSQLQRVKTYPLDAERPVIRTSDNSDDAIAWFVLSTLPPDDQLLTRFAEQNPQHRQAIEHILKARSPALKNLRLDELAQQHAEAESLLPPARDLSHYRKYAEDYIKAEFERVDGVAKSDVFGGQIPQMEVLVDADKLAARGLTLTDVRTALSNDHRDTSGGKFDEGKRGWTVRTLGEYRSPDQIGQQIIRHTAGQPVYVRDVAEVRLGYERPTGMVRRFGATNISINCKREPGANVMEIMRGLKAKMEQLNTGRLRREGLVLYQVYDETEYISSAVGLVNQNIMLGGALTIIVMILFLHLDARTWIVVPLLAATAGLAVLWSAWFFILTLAIIVTAGFWYARGTLVVAIAIPTSILGTFIVLTLLGRSLNVISLAGLAFAVGMLVDNAVVVLENIYRHHQSGQGARDAARTASLEVWGAVLASTLTTLFVFLPVLFLEGEVGQLFIDIALAISAAVTFSLLVSIVVIPTAAARILNDHSGTTVGSVVNSAGDKLPTSGLLARGGQWFTDAVCNLNQWIQRTTMRRISTVFLLLAGSLGATLFMRPELEYLPEGNRNLIFGILNPPPGYNIERLSAMGQQIEQRTRPNWDFNADQLAQKSKDFVAIDDFYYVARDSGAFLGFRAYDPLQARNLIPLIREEFKQDFPGTFLHVSQSSLFGRGMSGGRSIDVEIVGPELEDLVNIGGRILGDVQATFPDTTQVRPIPSLDLSSPELHVIRKPEQGSELGISNSELGFVVSTMVDGAYIADYFLAGQKVRLVLRTNDSYASRTQDLQSRYIATRNMRAPVRLDALADVTITSGPQQILRREGQRAVTIQVSPPPELSLDRCISQLNSEILRPLEEDGALGSDYQINLSGTADKLVQTWNALRWNFLLALLITYLLMAALFESWLYPLVIILTVPLAMVGGILGLQLLNLYSSLVGARPQNLDVLTMLGFVILIGTAINNAILLVHQALNLMRIENMDTQRAIIQSVRTRIRPIFMTTLTTVFGLAPLVFFPGAGSELYRGIGSVVFGGLIASAVFTLVMIPALFSLVISVKDRWTGQGS